In a genomic window of Streptomyces sp. NBC_01231:
- a CDS encoding acyltransferase family protein — protein MADAKVIPFDDDRSRGSAAQRPPRRRSAGNRRNGTESSLVREVQPLPSRPPAQDDVPVIGEEQPPEQAQDDSGPGGLEGRVAGGLAFLRRRLTGDYEVDDFGYDEELTDQVLMSLLRPVYEKYFRVEVKGVENIPAKGGALIVANHSGTIPLDGLMMQVAVHDHHPDDRHLRLLAADLVFMLPVVNELARKLGHTLACAEDAERLLAQGELVGVMPEGFKGIGKPFSERYKLQRFGRGGFVSTALRQGAPIIPCSIVGAEEIYPMIGNARTLARVLGFPYFPLTPTFPWLGPLGAVPLPTKWTIQFGEPIRTDGYPPEAAEDPMLMFNLTDQVREQIQHTLYKLLVQRRSVFF, from the coding sequence ATGGCGGACGCCAAGGTCATTCCGTTCGACGACGACCGGTCCCGCGGGAGTGCCGCGCAGCGGCCGCCGCGGCGCCGGAGTGCGGGGAACCGGCGCAACGGCACGGAATCTTCGCTGGTCCGTGAGGTCCAGCCCCTGCCCAGCAGGCCGCCCGCGCAGGATGATGTTCCTGTGATCGGTGAGGAACAGCCGCCCGAGCAGGCGCAGGACGACAGCGGACCCGGCGGCCTGGAGGGGCGTGTCGCGGGGGGCCTCGCCTTTCTGCGCCGCCGCCTCACCGGTGACTACGAGGTCGACGACTTCGGCTACGACGAGGAGTTGACCGACCAGGTCCTGATGTCCCTGTTGCGGCCGGTGTACGAGAAGTACTTCCGGGTCGAGGTGAAGGGCGTCGAGAACATCCCGGCGAAGGGTGGCGCCCTGATCGTCGCCAACCACTCGGGGACGATCCCGCTGGACGGCCTGATGATGCAGGTCGCCGTTCACGACCATCACCCCGACGATCGTCACCTGCGCCTGCTGGCGGCGGACCTGGTCTTCATGCTGCCGGTGGTCAACGAGCTGGCCCGGAAGCTCGGTCACACGCTGGCCTGTGCGGAGGACGCCGAACGGCTGCTGGCCCAGGGCGAGCTGGTCGGGGTGATGCCGGAGGGCTTCAAGGGCATCGGCAAGCCCTTCAGCGAGCGCTACAAGCTTCAGCGCTTCGGCCGCGGTGGTTTCGTCTCCACGGCCCTGCGGCAGGGCGCACCGATCATCCCCTGCTCCATCGTCGGGGCCGAGGAGATCTACCCGATGATCGGCAACGCCAGGACGCTCGCCCGCGTACTGGGCTTCCCGTACTTCCCGCTCACGCCGACCTTTCCGTGGCTCGGCCCGCTGGGCGCGGTCCCGCTGCCGACCAAGTGGACGATCCAGTTCGGCGAGCCGATCCGCACGGACGGCTATCCGCCGGAGGCTGCCGAGGACCCGATGCTGATGTTCAACCTGACCGACCAGGTCAGGGAGCAGATCCAGCACACGTTGTACAAGTTGCTGGTGCAGCGGCGGTCGGTGTTCTTCTGA
- a CDS encoding DUF5667 domain-containing protein yields the protein MIANVSAHRRANAFAQALEEQSDGGTAAEQSEGPPPSPAAAEQTEQGRLAALAACLGELPKPQLDPEVKVVQRAQLVAAMEAMLLEGTAAGGGATDASVPEQRSHRARGSHRASPLGKFRPRSRLAKGLAAGGLSVGVAAGAFGGIAAASSDALPGDSLYGLKRGIEDFKLNHMSEGDDERGVAFLDQASTRLSEARRLMERDRGGRLDHESLGEIRRTLSGVQHDASEGHRLLTAAYQRDPDSLGPIQALDAFSRSHRDAWGALRDRLPVQLGDVSQQVSSVFDAIDEEVAPLQSLLPRPPARDTGDDGRRQGPGATSSDASSGSGRSSAPRTGSGSSSHDSGTGSHSPSKPAGSTGEEEGLLGGNTGGLLDPPKDTGSTSPSTSNPPTIEPDVTLPPLLPGLLPGLGIDGEDDQ from the coding sequence GTGATCGCGAACGTTTCGGCGCACCGGCGGGCGAACGCCTTCGCCCAGGCCCTGGAGGAGCAGTCCGACGGGGGCACGGCGGCCGAGCAGTCCGAAGGACCCCCGCCGTCCCCGGCTGCTGCGGAACAGACCGAACAGGGCCGTCTGGCGGCCCTCGCGGCGTGTCTCGGCGAGCTGCCCAAACCACAGCTGGACCCCGAGGTCAAGGTCGTCCAACGGGCCCAGCTCGTGGCCGCCATGGAGGCCATGCTCCTGGAGGGCACGGCAGCGGGCGGCGGGGCGACGGACGCCTCGGTGCCCGAGCAGCGTTCCCACCGGGCGCGGGGCTCCCACCGGGCGAGTCCGCTGGGGAAGTTCCGACCACGTTCTCGCCTGGCCAAGGGGCTTGCCGCGGGCGGGCTCAGTGTCGGCGTCGCCGCGGGCGCCTTCGGCGGCATCGCAGCCGCCAGCTCGGACGCCCTGCCCGGTGACTCGCTCTACGGCCTCAAGCGGGGCATCGAGGACTTCAAGCTCAACCACATGTCCGAGGGCGACGACGAACGCGGTGTGGCCTTCCTCGACCAGGCGTCGACCCGCCTGAGCGAGGCCCGCCGGCTCATGGAGCGCGATCGCGGCGGCCGGCTCGACCACGAGTCCCTCGGCGAGATCCGCCGCACCCTGTCGGGCGTGCAGCACGACGCGTCCGAGGGCCACCGCCTGCTGACCGCGGCATACCAACGCGACCCGGACTCCCTGGGTCCCATCCAGGCCCTCGATGCCTTCTCCCGCTCGCACCGCGATGCCTGGGGCGCGCTCCGCGACAGGCTTCCCGTGCAGCTCGGTGACGTGAGTCAGCAGGTGTCGTCGGTCTTCGACGCCATAGACGAAGAGGTCGCCCCGCTGCAGTCCCTCCTCCCGAGGCCCCCGGCCCGGGACACCGGCGACGACGGGCGACGACAGGGCCCCGGAGCAACGTCCTCCGACGCCTCGTCCGGTTCCGGCCGCTCCTCGGCACCTCGTACCGGCAGCGGCAGCTCCTCCCACGACAGCGGCACCGGCAGCCACAGCCCCAGCAAACCGGCCGGCTCCACCGGCGAGGAGGAGGGCCTGCTCGGCGGCAACACCGGCGGCCTCCTCGACCCGCCCAAGGACACCGGCAGCACCTCCCCGTCCACCAGCAACCCACCCACCATCGAACCGGACGTCACCCTCCCGCCCCTGCTCCCCGGCCTGCTCCCCGGCCTGGGCATCGACGGCGAGGACGACCAGTAG
- a CDS encoding sigma-70 family RNA polymerase sigma factor, whose product MYPHVGVDASGLATLRATVKDLLRGFVPTAYAVPALAVATTPVGPCYALADGSAAVGRRGRSTGAAPVRRPAADSDSARMMDLVERAQAGESDAFGRLYDQYSDTVYRYIYYRVGGKATAEDLTSETFLRALRRIGTFTWQGRDFGAWLVTIARNLVADHFKSSRFRLEVTTGEMLDANEVERSPEDSVLESLSNAALLDAVRRLNPQQQECVTLRFLQGLSVAETARVMGKNEGAIKTLQYRAVRTLARLLPDDAH is encoded by the coding sequence GTGTACCCACACGTCGGGGTTGACGCCTCGGGCCTGGCTACGCTGCGCGCAACGGTCAAAGACCTGTTGCGCGGCTTCGTCCCCACCGCGTACGCCGTCCCTGCCCTCGCCGTTGCCACTACCCCCGTCGGCCCGTGCTACGCACTCGCCGACGGGAGCGCCGCCGTCGGCAGACGAGGGCGCTCGACCGGTGCCGCCCCCGTCCGCCGTCCTGCCGCGGACAGTGACAGCGCCCGCATGATGGACCTGGTGGAACGCGCCCAGGCCGGCGAGTCCGACGCCTTCGGCCGCCTCTACGACCAGTACAGCGACACCGTGTACCGGTACATCTACTACCGCGTGGGAGGCAAAGCCACCGCCGAGGACCTCACCAGCGAGACGTTCCTGCGTGCCCTGCGCCGCATCGGCACCTTCACCTGGCAGGGCCGTGACTTCGGCGCCTGGCTGGTGACGATCGCCCGCAACCTGGTCGCCGACCACTTCAAGTCCAGCCGCTTCCGGCTCGAAGTGACCACCGGCGAGATGCTCGACGCCAACGAGGTCGAGCGCTCACCCGAGGACTCCGTCCTGGAGTCCCTTTCCAACGCCGCACTCCTCGACGCCGTACGACGGCTCAATCCACAGCAGCAGGAGTGCGTGACCCTCCGATTCCTCCAGGGTCTCTCCGTCGCCGAGACCGCCCGGGTGATGGGCAAGAACGAGGGAGCCATCAAGACCCTCCAGTACCGGGCCGTCCGCACCCTCGCCCGGCTCCTCCCGGACGACGCGCACTGA
- a CDS encoding HAD-IB family hydrolase, translating into MAALGWLTPRRRSATARSVLAGEASAEAARKSTQDVSGEEPEFPVHGDAHAAAFFDLDNTVMQGAALFHFGRGLYKRKFFETRDLAKFAWQQAWFRLAGVEDPEHMQEARDSALSIVKGHRVAELQSIGEEIYDEYMAERIWPGTRALAQAHLDAGQKVWLVTAAPVEIAQVIARRLGLTGALGTVAESVGGVYTGKLVGEPLHGPAKAEAVRALATAEGLDLSRCAAYSDSHNDIPMLSLVGHPYAINPDSKLRKHARQLEWRLRDYRTGRKAAKVGIPAAAGVGAVAGGTAAAIALHKRRR; encoded by the coding sequence ATGGCCGCTCTCGGATGGCTCACCCCCCGTAGGCGCTCCGCCACGGCACGCAGCGTGCTGGCAGGCGAGGCCTCGGCGGAGGCAGCACGCAAGTCCACACAGGACGTCTCCGGCGAGGAGCCGGAGTTCCCGGTGCACGGCGACGCGCACGCCGCCGCCTTCTTCGACCTGGACAACACCGTGATGCAGGGCGCCGCGCTGTTCCACTTCGGGCGGGGCCTGTACAAGCGGAAGTTCTTCGAGACCCGCGATCTCGCGAAGTTCGCCTGGCAGCAGGCGTGGTTCCGGCTGGCCGGCGTCGAGGACCCGGAGCACATGCAGGAGGCCCGGGACTCCGCGCTGTCCATCGTCAAGGGCCACCGCGTCGCCGAGCTGCAGTCGATCGGCGAGGAGATCTACGACGAGTACATGGCCGAGCGCATCTGGCCGGGCACCCGTGCCCTCGCGCAGGCACACCTCGACGCGGGCCAGAAGGTGTGGCTGGTCACAGCGGCCCCGGTGGAGATCGCCCAGGTGATCGCCCGCCGCCTCGGTCTGACGGGCGCACTGGGCACGGTCGCCGAATCGGTCGGCGGCGTCTACACGGGCAAGCTGGTCGGCGAGCCCCTGCACGGCCCCGCCAAGGCGGAGGCGGTCCGCGCCCTGGCCACGGCGGAGGGCCTGGACCTCTCCCGCTGCGCGGCCTACAGCGACTCGCACAACGACATCCCGATGCTGTCCCTGGTCGGCCACCCCTACGCGATCAACCCGGACAGCAAGCTCCGCAAGCACGCCCGTCAACTGGAATGGCGCCTGCGGGACTACCGCACGGGCCGCAAGGCGGCGAAGGTCGGAATCCCGGCGGCGGCCGGTGTGGGCGCGGTGGCGGGCGGCACGGCGGCGGCGATCGCTCTGCACAAGCGCCGGCGCTGA
- a CDS encoding glutaredoxin family protein produces the protein MTPLFRRSGPAPQDRLVTLIRKPGCHLCDDAQAIVEKVCAELGVSWEQKDITQDPQLHDQYWEQIPVVLVDGDQHTFWRVNEERLRKALA, from the coding sequence ATGACTCCACTCTTCCGCCGCAGCGGCCCCGCCCCGCAGGACCGGCTTGTCACGCTCATTCGGAAGCCCGGCTGCCATTTGTGTGACGACGCACAGGCGATCGTGGAGAAGGTGTGTGCGGAGCTCGGCGTTTCCTGGGAGCAGAAGGACATCACCCAGGACCCCCAACTGCATGACCAGTACTGGGAGCAGATCCCGGTCGTCCTCGTGGATGGCGATCAGCACACTTTTTGGCGTGTGAACGAGGAACGCCTTCGCAAAGCATTGGCTTAG
- a CDS encoding redox-sensing transcriptional repressor Rex, giving the protein MATGRTHRPATRSRGIPEATVARLPLYLRALTGLSERSVPTVSSEELAAAAGVNSAKLRKDFSYLGSYGTRGVGYDVEYLVYQISRELGLTQDWPVVIVGIGNLGAALANYGGFASRGFRVAALIDADPAMAGKPVAGIPVQHTDELEKIISDNGVSIGVIATPAGAAQQVCERLVAAGVTSILNFAPTVLSVPDGVDVRKVDLSIELQILAFHEQRKAGEEAAAAADGAIPTAAARKRSADKGPDGDVPAVMPA; this is encoded by the coding sequence GTGGCAACTGGCCGAACTCACCGACCGGCGACCCGTAGCCGAGGGATTCCCGAGGCCACCGTCGCCCGGCTTCCGCTGTATCTCCGCGCGCTGACCGGGCTCTCGGAGCGCTCGGTGCCCACGGTCTCCTCCGAGGAGCTCGCGGCCGCCGCCGGAGTGAACTCCGCGAAGCTGCGCAAGGATTTCTCGTACCTGGGTTCGTACGGCACGCGTGGTGTCGGCTACGACGTCGAGTATCTCGTCTACCAGATCTCGCGTGAGCTGGGGCTGACCCAGGACTGGCCGGTTGTGATCGTCGGTATCGGCAACCTCGGCGCCGCCCTGGCCAACTACGGCGGGTTCGCCTCCCGTGGCTTCCGGGTCGCCGCGCTCATCGACGCCGACCCCGCGATGGCCGGAAAGCCGGTGGCCGGGATCCCCGTCCAGCACACGGACGAGCTCGAGAAGATCATCTCGGACAACGGCGTGTCGATCGGTGTCATCGCCACGCCCGCCGGTGCCGCCCAGCAGGTCTGCGAACGACTCGTGGCCGCCGGCGTCACCTCCATCCTGAACTTCGCGCCGACCGTGCTGTCCGTGCCGGACGGCGTCGACGTGCGCAAGGTCGACCTCTCCATCGAGCTGCAGATCCTCGCCTTCCACGAGCAGCGCAAGGCCGGCGAGGAGGCCGCCGCCGCAGCCGACGGCGCGATCCCGACCGCCGCCGCGCGCAAGCGCTCCGCCGACAAGGGACCAGACGGGGACGTCCCCGCCGTGATGCCGGCATGA